One Helianthus annuus cultivar XRQ/B chromosome 12, HanXRQr2.0-SUNRISE, whole genome shotgun sequence genomic region harbors:
- the LOC110896486 gene encoding nudix hydrolase 17, mitochondrial: protein MMCMVSRTGRELQRYDMGRRLVVGCIPYRYKNENGELEVLVISSQKGHAMMFPKGGWELDESVEEAASRECFEEAGVVGVVQCTLGKWSFKSKSQGLYREGHMFPMLVAEQLELWPEKNLRQRVWMKVEEAREVCQSWWMKEALDVFVERLVSPTEKQ, encoded by the exons ATGATGTGTATGGTTTCTAGAACTGGCCGGGAATTGCAACGTTATGACATGGGTCGTCGACTTGTTGTCGG GTGTATTCCATATAGATATAAAAATGAAAATGGTGAGCTTGAAGTCTTAGTTATCAGCTCGCAGAAAGGCCATGCTATGATGTTTCCTAAG GGAGGTTGGGAGCTCGATGAATCTGTCGAAGAAGCTGCTTCGCGTGAATGCTTCGAAGAAGCCGGTGTTGTTGGAGTAGTCCAG TGTACATTAGGAAAATGGAGTTTTAAGAGCAAAAGCCAAGGATTATACCGTGAAGGCCACATGTTTCCGATGCTTGTCGCCGAACAACTTGAACTTTGGCCGGAGAAAAACCTTAGGCAAAGAGTTTGG ATGAAAGTAGAAGAAGCAAGAGAAGTATGCCAGAGTTGGTGGATGAAGGAAGCTTTGGATGTATTTGTTGAGAGACTTGTTTCACCAACTGAAAAACAATAA